The proteins below come from a single Sphingomonas carotinifaciens genomic window:
- a CDS encoding FadR/GntR family transcriptional regulator, whose protein sequence is MRHAAQLEEGGSLVDLAVRRVRDHIRESDLKVGDTLPGEGQFAAELGVSRAVMREAFGALAALRLIDVGNGRRARVGAIDGSVMGTSLDHAVATAQISVAEVWDVRRTLELRTAYLAARHRSDADAHLILAAATAMRTATEIDDVTRNDIIFHQTIARASGNMLFLQIVRSFAPLMKVAVPLAWETRSTETARVEVLRRHKDIAEAIADRDTDRASMLMVAHFDESIAKDL, encoded by the coding sequence GTGAGACACGCCGCGCAACTGGAGGAAGGCGGCTCGCTCGTCGATCTGGCGGTACGGCGCGTCCGCGATCACATTCGCGAAAGCGATCTGAAGGTCGGCGATACGCTGCCCGGCGAAGGCCAGTTCGCCGCCGAACTCGGTGTCAGCCGCGCGGTCATGCGCGAGGCGTTCGGTGCGCTGGCGGCGCTCCGCTTGATCGACGTCGGCAACGGACGCCGAGCGCGCGTCGGGGCGATCGACGGATCGGTGATGGGCACCTCCCTCGATCACGCGGTCGCCACCGCCCAAATTTCCGTCGCGGAGGTCTGGGATGTCCGCCGCACGCTCGAATTGCGCACCGCCTACCTCGCCGCACGCCACCGTAGCGACGCCGACGCACACCTCATCCTCGCCGCCGCCACCGCCATGCGCACCGCCACCGAAATCGACGACGTCACCCGCAACGACATCATCTTCCACCAGACGATCGCGCGGGCGAGCGGCAACATGCTGTTTCTTCAAATCGTTCGCTCTTTCGCACCGCTCATGAAAGTGGCCGTTCCGCTGGCTTGGGAAACACGCTCCACGGAGACTGCGCGCGTCGAAGTCCTTCGCCGGCATAAGGACATTGCAGAAGCCATCGCCGACAGGGATACCGACAGAGCCTCAATGTTGATGGTTGCGCATTTCGACGAATCGATCGCCAAGGATCTTTAA
- a CDS encoding sigma-54-dependent transcriptional regulator, translating into MTEALPTPLVALIDDEPDLRAAAEQLLTLHGFEVRAFADAASALPQLTAGFGGVVVTDVRMPGMSGLDLFAAVRARDPELPVLLLTGHGDIAMAVDAIRNGAWEFLSKPFDPEALVAAVTRATTARALTLENRRLRAFADEQQGAALIGDSLAIRRLRDMIPLLANAPLDLVIEGEVGTGREHLARLIHRAGKRSRHRFLVIDCATVPVALVERDLFARNGAIDRAHRGTLFLDHLEAAGPELQNRLIRFAEARALPLDGPEPHGVDVRIVAALEEGRRDQILPGLFHLLAGVPLRLPPLAERKEDIPTLFAHFAARAADRHGCALPALADHAHRLALRPWPGNVLELEKAAERICLGLDDGAPVDSEPASLGERLDAFERATITDAVIAADGEVAAAIKALQLPRKTFYYRVKRLGIDLAAVRRQKRVKG; encoded by the coding sequence ATGACCGAGGCTTTGCCCACGCCCCTTGTCGCGCTGATCGATGACGAGCCGGACCTGCGCGCCGCAGCCGAGCAGTTGCTGACGCTTCACGGGTTCGAGGTTCGCGCCTTCGCGGATGCCGCCAGCGCGTTGCCCCAACTGACCGCCGGATTTGGCGGTGTCGTCGTGACCGATGTGCGCATGCCCGGTATGTCGGGCCTAGATCTTTTCGCGGCGGTGCGCGCACGCGATCCGGAACTGCCGGTGTTGCTGCTGACCGGGCATGGCGACATCGCCATGGCGGTGGACGCGATCAGGAACGGCGCGTGGGAGTTCCTGTCCAAGCCGTTCGATCCCGAGGCGTTGGTCGCCGCCGTCACCCGGGCGACGACGGCGCGCGCCCTGACGCTGGAGAACCGCCGCCTGCGGGCCTTTGCGGACGAGCAGCAGGGAGCAGCGCTGATCGGCGACAGCCTGGCAATCCGGCGGCTGCGCGACATGATCCCGCTGCTGGCCAATGCACCACTCGACTTGGTGATCGAAGGCGAGGTCGGCACCGGGCGCGAGCATCTGGCGCGGTTGATCCACCGTGCGGGAAAACGCTCCCGCCACCGGTTCCTGGTGATCGATTGCGCAACGGTGCCGGTCGCGCTGGTGGAGCGCGACCTGTTCGCGCGCAACGGCGCCATTGATCGCGCGCATCGCGGTACCCTGTTCCTCGACCATCTGGAGGCCGCGGGCCCGGAGTTGCAGAACAGGCTGATCCGGTTCGCCGAGGCGCGCGCCTTGCCGCTGGACGGGCCGGAGCCGCATGGCGTGGACGTGCGGATCGTCGCCGCCCTGGAGGAGGGGAGGCGCGACCAGATCCTGCCCGGCCTGTTTCATCTGCTCGCGGGTGTGCCGCTGCGCCTGCCGCCCCTTGCCGAGCGCAAGGAAGATATTCCGACCCTGTTCGCGCACTTCGCCGCGCGCGCTGCGGACCGCCATGGCTGCGCGCTGCCGGCGCTGGCCGACCATGCCCATCGACTTGCCCTGCGACCCTGGCCGGGCAACGTGCTGGAGCTGGAAAAGGCCGCGGAGCGCATCTGCCTGGGGCTGGATGACGGGGCACCGGTCGATAGCGAACCCGCATCGCTGGGCGAACGGCTCGACGCGTTCGAGCGCGCCACGATCACCGATGCGGTGATCGCCGCCGACGGAGAGGTGGCAGCCGCGATCAAGGCGCTGCAATTGCCGCGGAAGACGTTCTATTACCGGGTGAAGCGTCTTGGCATCGACCTTGCGGCGGTTCGCCGCCAGAAGCGGGTCAAGGGGTAG
- a CDS encoding sensor histidine kinase, giving the protein MMVPVVTAWCVSRPASLRNVAWLLAALALAFLGAMLAAQFAERRTLAAQRAEVVQDAHLRAALLNSEIARFRLLPLALADDRDVHAALANVPGARLVLNRKLERLARIAGTPTIYVIAPDGRSVAASNWRTRAPFVGIDYRFRPYFREARLRGEGGQYALGSVSRRPGLYLSRRIAGGGVIVIKLEFDRVERAWARDRGISFVHDARGIVLVTSRIDWRFAAIRRLDPAVARQASRDIGAPSAGRYLLPVSAMGDGAVKLNGTGQRFVTHGLHVQRAGWTLTQMRRIDRVIASARLAASLATGAIILALTATGGALALRIESARRREADLAQAVSERTADLRREAEERIQAEARAAELRESLQQANRLASLGQITASVAHETAQPITAIRTYAQTSGLLLDRGRMEDVRSNLATIARLADRIGVMTQHLRGFSRKQTKSLHPVPLNAVIEGAMLILQPQMRGVAIARPSVVSAMVIGDKVRLEQVLVNLVQNALQAMMGEPAARVVLSVAQDDTHVCLSVQDNGPGIAPEVLERLFTPFNTNREAGLGLGLVIAQDIMTDLGGWLRHRPSTIGACFEIGMRRA; this is encoded by the coding sequence ATGATGGTGCCGGTCGTTACCGCCTGGTGCGTGTCTCGACCCGCATCGCTTCGCAACGTGGCGTGGCTTTTGGCCGCGCTGGCGCTCGCCTTCCTGGGTGCGATGCTGGCGGCACAGTTCGCCGAGCGGCGGACATTGGCGGCGCAGCGGGCAGAAGTGGTGCAGGACGCGCACCTTCGCGCCGCATTGCTGAACAGCGAAATTGCACGTTTTCGACTGCTGCCGCTGGCACTGGCCGATGATCGCGACGTTCATGCCGCGCTGGCAAATGTCCCCGGCGCCCGGCTGGTGCTCAATCGCAAGCTGGAGCGGCTGGCCCGCATCGCCGGCACCCCGACGATCTACGTCATCGCACCCGACGGCCGGTCGGTTGCCGCAAGCAACTGGCGGACGCGTGCGCCGTTCGTCGGCATCGATTACCGGTTTCGTCCATATTTTCGGGAGGCCCGGCTACGCGGCGAAGGCGGACAATATGCGCTGGGTTCGGTCAGCCGCCGGCCCGGCCTGTATCTCAGCCGGCGCATTGCCGGGGGTGGCGTGATCGTCATCAAGCTGGAGTTCGACCGGGTGGAGCGGGCGTGGGCGCGCGATCGGGGCATAAGCTTCGTTCATGATGCGCGCGGGATCGTGCTGGTCACCAGTCGGATTGACTGGCGGTTCGCCGCTATCCGTCGCCTGGACCCCGCCGTGGCGAGACAGGCCAGCCGCGACATTGGCGCGCCCAGTGCCGGCCGCTACCTGCTGCCCGTATCGGCGATGGGCGATGGCGCCGTGAAGCTGAACGGCACCGGGCAGCGCTTCGTGACCCATGGCCTGCACGTCCAGCGTGCCGGATGGACGTTGACGCAGATGCGGCGGATCGACCGGGTCATCGCCTCTGCCCGGCTTGCCGCGTCGCTGGCGACCGGCGCGATCATCCTGGCACTGACGGCGACCGGCGGGGCGCTGGCCTTGCGGATCGAGTCGGCACGTCGGCGGGAGGCCGATCTGGCGCAGGCCGTCTCTGAGCGGACCGCGGACCTGCGCCGCGAGGCGGAGGAGCGCATACAGGCCGAGGCCCGGGCCGCCGAGCTTCGCGAAAGCCTGCAACAGGCGAACCGCCTTGCCTCGCTGGGTCAGATCACCGCCAGCGTCGCGCATGAAACCGCCCAGCCGATCACCGCGATCCGCACCTATGCGCAGACCAGCGGATTGTTGCTGGATCGCGGCCGAATGGAAGATGTGCGCAGCAACCTTGCCACGATCGCCCGCCTCGCCGACCGGATCGGGGTGATGACGCAGCATCTGCGCGGCTTCTCGCGCAAGCAGACGAAAAGCCTGCATCCCGTGCCGCTCAACGCGGTGATCGAGGGTGCGATGCTGATCCTGCAACCGCAGATGCGCGGCGTCGCGATCGCTCGTCCGTCGGTGGTGTCCGCAATGGTGATCGGCGACAAGGTTCGTCTGGAACAGGTGCTGGTCAACCTCGTCCAGAACGCGCTGCAGGCGATGATGGGCGAGCCGGCCGCGCGCGTCGTGCTGTCCGTTGCACAGGACGACACCCATGTGTGTTTATCGGTGCAGGACAACGGCCCCGGCATTGCACCCGAGGTGCTGGAGCGATTGTTCACGCCGTTCAATACGAACCGGGAAGCGGGGTTGGGATTGGGATTGGTCATCGCGCAGGACATCATGACAGACCTTGGCGGCTGGCTGCGCCATCGGCCCTCCACCATTGGCGCGTGTTTCGAGATCGGGATGCGGCGCGCATGA
- the mqo gene encoding malate dehydrogenase (quinone): MPTDCNTSSARPIAGGVTRRELIGTAAAAGGASLLPAMARAQDVTENHVDVLLIGGGIMSATLGVLLHQLEPNWKMELVERLDQVAGESSDGWNNAGTGHSALCELNYTPVNAADGRVEIAKAIEINEQWQVTRQFLSHQVRAGVLRDPRAFINSTPHMNLVWGRDNVAYLRKRYDALGASPLFSGMDFTTDPRQIATWVPLMMEGRKGGEPLAATRSPLGTDCDWGEVTRQYIATLKTQPGVTLTTGYEVRKLERNPDKTWRVTARAVSGGGSRVINARFVFAGAGGGALSILQESGIPEADNYAGFPVGGSFLVSEKPELANRHLAKVYGKAAVGSPPMSVPHLDTRYFDKRRALLFGPFATFSTKFLKYGSYLDLPGSVTLDNFRPMVAVGWDNFDLIEYLAGQLMMSDEDRLAALREYLPGARAEDWRLWQAGQRVQIIKRDPKKGGVLKLGTEVVASSDGSIAALLGASPGASTAPSIMLGLLKTVFPKRLATPVWQDTLRRIVPSYGIALNDHPDLLEKEWATTNETLRLATPPPAVHVATQPRPAATRVRVDRHPDLAL; this comes from the coding sequence ATGCCAACAGATTGCAATACCTCATCCGCCCGGCCCATCGCCGGCGGCGTCACCCGTCGTGAACTGATCGGCACGGCCGCGGCTGCGGGCGGCGCATCGTTGCTGCCCGCCATGGCACGTGCGCAGGACGTGACGGAGAATCATGTCGACGTGCTTCTAATCGGCGGCGGCATCATGAGCGCGACGCTTGGTGTATTGCTGCACCAGCTCGAACCTAACTGGAAGATGGAACTGGTCGAGCGACTGGATCAGGTCGCCGGCGAGAGTTCGGACGGCTGGAACAACGCCGGCACCGGGCATTCCGCATTATGCGAATTGAACTACACCCCGGTCAACGCCGCGGACGGACGCGTCGAGATCGCAAAGGCCATCGAAATCAACGAGCAGTGGCAGGTTACGCGACAGTTCCTCAGCCACCAGGTGCGCGCCGGCGTGCTACGCGACCCGCGCGCCTTCATCAACTCGACGCCGCACATGAACCTCGTCTGGGGCCGCGACAATGTCGCCTACCTCCGCAAACGCTACGACGCGCTCGGCGCCAGCCCCCTCTTCTCCGGTATGGACTTCACCACCGACCCCCGCCAAATCGCCACCTGGGTGCCGCTGATGATGGAAGGACGCAAAGGCGGCGAGCCGCTTGCTGCGACGCGCTCGCCCCTGGGCACGGATTGCGACTGGGGTGAGGTGACGCGGCAATATATCGCGACCCTGAAGACGCAGCCTGGGGTCACGTTGACCACCGGCTACGAAGTACGCAAGCTGGAGCGCAATCCGGACAAGACCTGGCGGGTCACCGCGCGTGCGGTGAGCGGCGGCGGTTCGCGCGTCATCAATGCCCGCTTCGTCTTTGCCGGTGCGGGCGGCGGAGCATTGTCGATCCTGCAGGAATCCGGTATTCCGGAGGCCGACAACTATGCCGGCTTCCCGGTGGGCGGATCGTTTCTGGTGAGCGAAAAGCCCGAACTGGCGAACCGCCATCTGGCCAAGGTCTATGGCAAGGCGGCGGTGGGATCGCCACCAATGTCCGTGCCCCACTTGGACACACGCTATTTCGACAAGCGGCGCGCGCTGCTGTTCGGTCCTTTCGCGACTTTTTCCACGAAGTTCCTGAAGTATGGATCCTATCTCGACCTGCCAGGCTCGGTCACGCTGGACAATTTCCGGCCGATGGTCGCGGTCGGCTGGGACAATTTCGACCTGATCGAATATCTGGCAGGGCAGTTGATGATGTCGGACGAGGATCGACTGGCGGCGCTGCGGGAATATCTGCCAGGCGCGCGCGCGGAGGATTGGCGCCTTTGGCAGGCAGGCCAGCGCGTGCAGATCATCAAACGCGATCCGAAGAAGGGTGGGGTCCTGAAACTCGGTACGGAAGTGGTGGCGTCCAGCGACGGGTCGATCGCCGCGCTGCTTGGCGCCTCGCCGGGCGCTTCCACGGCGCCGTCGATCATGCTGGGCCTGCTCAAGACGGTCTTCCCAAAGCGGCTGGCAACACCTGTTTGGCAAGATACGTTGCGCCGCATCGTTCCGTCCTACGGCATCGCGCTCAACGATCACCCCGACCTGCTGGAAAAGGAATGGGCGACAACGAACGAAACGCTGCGCCTTGCTACGCCACCGCCTGCGGTGCACGTCGCCACGCAACCCCGCCCGGCCGCGACCCGGGTGCGCGTGGATCGCCATCCAGACCTGGCGCTGTAA
- a CDS encoding SDR family oxidoreductase — MSRDRDDLCFPSCRPRRSAGCMIWRTGIRVNVLSPGPTRTDLAAEVVGASDMEALGAMTPLGRLGDPAETASAAAFLASCDSSFMTGAEAFVDGGLAQV, encoded by the coding sequence ATTTCTCGTGATCGAGATGACTTATGTTTCCCATCATGCCGTCCGCGACGTTCGGCAGGCTGCATGATCTGGCGGACGGGCATCCGGGTAAACGTGCTGTCGCCGGGTCCGACGCGGACTGATCTGGCAGCGGAGGTGGTCGGTGCATCGGACATGGAGGCTTTGGGTGCGATGACGCCCCTGGGCCGGCTTGGCGATCCGGCGGAGACGGCATCGGCTGCGGCCTTTCTGGCGTCGTGTGACAGCAGTTTCATGACGGGGGCTGAGGCGTTTGTCGACGGGGGGCTGGCGCAGGTTTAA